GCTTTCGAAGCAAATAAAAAGTGTTCAATTTTCCGACAAAACAAGTCATCATTGATAATATTAGTAAACACATTGAATTTTAATGAAATTTATTTACCTCATCATTTCTGATTTCAAGATCTTCATACCCCATTATGTAAAGCATCATAGATTTAAAAATCTCGTGTAGATATCCATTAAAATGATATTGAAAGCAATAGTAAGGAATGTCTGGATACATCAATGAAGTCGTAAAAGAACATTTTTATGCCTCAGAGGATGAGATTTCTTGAAATCGGAAAATAACAGCTTTAATAGAAGTCGATATGTCAACAACCCCTCAAAATGGGTCATTACAAAAGAGGCTTCACTGAATGAACTATAATAAAAAGATAAAATCTATAATCGTGCTCTTGGCTCGGCATTTAGTGAGAGTGTTGCGCCAACCCCTTCTCTCTTGAATTTATAATAACCTGCTATCCCAACCATTGCGGCATTGTCGATGCAGTAAGATGCATTTGGTATATAGAGCTTCATACCTTCTCTTTTGCACTCATCGTACATTTTCTGCCTCAATGCGCTGTTGCATGCAACACCTCCTGCAATAGTGACAACTTTACAATTGTAATGTTTTGCAGCAGATAATGTCTTTTCAACAAGAACATCAACTACCGATTCTTGAAAAGCGCGTGCCACATCGGCTTTGAATTGCTTTGACATCTCTTCTGATAGAATTATCTGTCTGCGCTTATCATAGAAACCTTTATCCTTCAAATAAGTAAGCACAGCTGTCTTCACTCCGCTGAAGCTAAAACAAAGTTTCTTGCCCCGCACTACTGCTTTTGGAAATTTTATCTTACCCATCTCTCCTTCTTTGGCAATCTTATCTATTACAGGACCGCCCGGATAACCGAGGCCAAGCATCTTTGCCACTTTGTCGAAAGCTTCG
This Candidatus Schekmanbacteria bacterium DNA region includes the following protein-coding sequences:
- the tsaD gene encoding tRNA (adenosine(37)-N6)-threonylcarbamoyltransferase complex transferase subunit TsaD; protein product: MLILAIESSCDETAAAVVKDGRKVLSNVVASQIEIHSKYGGVVPELASRAHIESIYPVTEKALSDADTDISSINAVAVTYGPGLVGSLLVGVSFAKALAYALNVPLIAVNHLEGHLLSSIIEHGKVEFPYITLVVSGGHTNIYLVKAIGEYKLLGYTVDDAAGEAFDKVAKMLGLGYPGGPVIDKIAKEGEMGKIKFPKAVVRGKKLCFSFSGVKTAVLTYLKDKGFYDKRRQIILSEEMSKQFKADVARAFQESVVDVLVEKTLSAAKHYNCKVVTIAGGVACNSALRQKMYDECKREGMKLYIPNASYCIDNAAMVGIAGYYKFKREGVGATLSLNAEPRARL